The genomic window ACGCGATCAGGGCGTCCTGCTCCTCGGGGGTCATCGTCGGCAGGAGGGCCCTCATCGCGTTGCGGAGCGCGGCCTCCGTCCGGGGCCTCGTGTCCTCGTGCGCGGCGAGGCTCTGCACGGCGGCCCGGAGCAGGCCCTCGGCCCTGCCGGGCCCTGGGCCGCTCGCATCAAGCTCGCTCGCCGGGGCGGCCTCGCCAGGCCCCCGGCGCCCCGGGCATCGGAATGGGCCTCGCTGGTTGAGGACCACCCGGAACTTCTCCTTGAGCGACATGCTGCCCAGCAGCGCGTTGAGGGCCCGGCAGCACGCCACGCAGTTCGCCTCCGCGTTGCTCCCCCCCTTGGAGCTCGCCAGGAGGTGCTCGACGCTCGCCTCCGACCGCTCCAGGGGCTGTTCGCAGAAGAAGCACCGGTTCCCCTGCACGAACAGCAGGCGGTCCAGGAGCGGCATCTTCATCGTCTTTCCCGCGTCGTCGGCAGGGGAGGATCGCCCAACTCCGAGCATTTCCAAGCATTTCAATCGACCGGTGCGCGAGAAACAAGGCATCCTGGCGCCGTGGGCGCGGGAGAGATTCCCGACCGGGGCCCCCGGTGGGGGTATCAGGAGCTGGTGGACCTCGACGTCGACGGCGACGGACCATGCGCCGAGTGCGCGCCGGCGTCGTCGCGCGAGGCCGAAACTGCGGGCATCTCGAACCGGCTGCCCTTCGCCACCGCGACGGTGGGCGAGCTCGTCGATGATGGGGCCCACCGGGAAAGGACCCGCGGCCGATCCGTCGCGAGGGCCGCTCGGCGGGGAGCGTCCTCCCCGCGCCTCGGTGGGACTCGAGGGACCTTGCGGGCGGATCCCGGGCATCCTCGATCGCCTCCCCATTGGATTCGCCGTCGGACGGGCTCGAGGGATTACGTCCCTTCACATGAAGGGGCCGAACAAGCGGGCCGGGAGCGTATCCGAACCCCTGCCTCGGATCCCGGGCGGGGGCCGCGTCCGTCCCGGTCGGACATCCGGCGACGGCCTCTCTATCGCGAACTTGCCGGCTTGTCGATGGCCGGTGGGGCCTGTAGACTTCCCACTAACACCTTCGTCGCGATCCGGCGGTTCTCCTAGCCAAGGACGCATCCATGAGCCGGCATTTCTCCCGCGGTTTCATGTGGTTGGCTGGCCTCTCGATCGGGACGACTGCGGCGATCGCGGGGGCCGACGAGTCGAGGCCGAATCGGCCGGATGCGATCGTGGCCGCCGCGCTCCGCTCGAATCCGGTCACGGCCCCGTATGAGATCCGGGTCGGGATGGAGAGGGGCAGGGTGGTCCTGTCGGGCAGGGTGGGGACCAACGTCATCCACGACGTCGCCGTGCGGACGGTGCTCGACCTGGGCTATCCGCTGCGCGACGACCTGGTGATCGACACGGGCGAGGTGCACCGGGTCGCGATGGAGCAGGCGATTCGTGCCGGCACCCTGCCGGCCCCGGGGCAGCCCGTCGCGGCCACGTCGTCGCCCTACTTCGTCTATCCCGAGCCCCTCTTCGGGCGCGTGGACGATCCCTTCTTCGGCATGGAGCCGCCGCTCCTCAGCCTGCCCCCCCGGCCGTCGGCGGCCCCCGGCCTCGATCCTCGCGTGGCGCCCGCGGGGTCCCGCATGCCCGCGCCGGGGCGGGCCGCGGCGGGCGCCCCCGTCCAGAGGCCGGGGCCCGTCAATGGCCAGCTCCGCCTGACCGTCGACGCCGCGGGGCAGGTCTTCCTCAGCGGGGTCGTGGCCAGCGAGGAGGACAGGCGGATCATCGAGGCGGAGGCCCGCAACACCCCGGGCGTGAGCCGGGTCTTCAGCGAGCTCCGCGTGGCCTCGAGGTCCTCCGACACGCCGCCCCCCCCGCCCACCCCCTACGCCGGGCCCGACGACGCCGCGCAAGGCGCGAAGATCGTCCCGGCCCCCCCGGATCCCGCCCCGGCGGGCCAGCAGCAGCCTCCCGCGGCCCCGCGGCCCCCGGCGCCCGATCCCTCGAAGGCCGGCCTGGCGATGGCCCGGGATACGCAGGCGTTGAGCCGACTCGTGGCGGAGGCCCTCTCGCGGCGGCCCGCCCTGGCGCCGCTGCCCATCGGCGTCTCGTCGCGCGGGGACGTCGTCACGATCTCCGGCAAGGTGCCGACGGCGTATGAGGCCATGCTCACCTATCGGGCCGTCGAGCAGACCCCGGGCGTGCGCGAGGTCGTCGACCAGCTCCAGTTCCAGGTCCCCGACGAGGACCACCCCAACCCCCTCCGCCAGAAGGCCCGCCCCGACGACCTGGAACCCTACCTCACCTCGCAGGTCCGCCGCCACCTCGGCGACATCGCCCACGTCGACCGCATCCGGATCCGCGGCGATCGCGTGGAGCTCCGGGGCACGCTCCTGCGTGCCGACGACCGCAAGCGGGCGGAGGCCACGATCCGCTCCATGCCCCTCCTCCGCGACTTCCAGGTCGACGCCGTCTTCGACGTGCAGTGAGCCCGCGGCGAGACCCTCGCGCCGGGCCCGGCACGCCGCGGCCCCTCCGCGCGCCGCGGCCCGGGGCGGTCGGCCCGGCGGGAATTCGGGGGTTCGGGCTGGCTGAAAAGCCTGGATAAAATATCCGGCCCCTCCGGCGTCGGTCCGCCGCAAAAGCCGCAAGATCGTGGGGGGATTGACCTTGATCGACTCTCCGAGGCGGGCTTAGGATGTGCCGCGAGCGCGGGGGCGGTGCCCTATCCAGCCGGCGCATTGACTTGAATGGATGAAAACCTGATCAAGCCAAAGAGTCCTCGGATCGAGGAGAGGGTCGAGAACGCATGATCGCCAACACGGAGGGAGGCGCATCCCCCGGGCCCGCGGAGGCTTTCCTCCACCGGATGACGCCGCGTCGGGGGGTGATCCCCGCCGACGAGCTGGAGGCCGCGACGGAGCGGACGCGGGACTGGCTGCTCGGCCAGCAGAAGGACGACGGGCACTGGATCGGCGAGCTCGAAGGCGACACGATCCTCGAATCCGAATATGTCCTGCTCCTCGCGTACCTCGGTCGCGAGCGCGAGCCGGTCTGCAAGGCCTGCGCCCGGTACATGCTGGACCGCCAGCTCCCGGGGGGCGGCTGGGCGATCTATCCCGGCGGCCCGCTCGAGATCAGCGCCACGGTGAAGGCGTACTTCGCGCTGAAGCTCGTGGGCCACTCCCCCGACGAGCCGGCGATGGCCCGGGCGCGGGAGGCGATCCTCGAGGCCGGCGGCGCCCGCCTGTGCAACAGCTTCACGCGGTTCTACCTGGCGCTGCTGGGCCAGATCAGCTACGACGAGTGCCCGACGGTGCCTCCGGAGCTGGTGCTGATCCCGTCATGGCTGAATTTCAGCCTGGCGGCGATGTCCTCCTGGACGCGGACGATCGTGGTCCCGCTGTCGATCATGTCGCACTTCAAGCCCGTGCGGCGGATCGAGCCGGGCCGGGGCATCGACGAGCTCTTCGTGGGCGGCGAGAAGGGCCACGTCCACCGGGGCGAGGGCCTGCTCTCGTGGTCGAGCTTCTTCCTCGGGGTGGACCGGCTGTTCAAGCTCCGGGACCGCTTGGTCCCGCGGCGATGGCGCCTGCGGGGCCTGAAGGCGGCGCACCGGTGGATGCTCGAGCACTTCGAGAACTCCGACGGCCTCGGCGCGATCTTCCCGCCGATGATCTACACGATCGTCGCGCTCGACTGCCTGGGGTACGACGTCGACTCGCCCGAGGTCGTCTGGGCGTGGCGGCAGTTGAATGACCTGCGCATCGACGAGGGCGACCGGACGCGGCTGCAGCCGTGCGTCTCCCCCGTCTGGGACACGGCGATCGCGACCATCGCCGTCTCGGACGCGGACCTCGGCGACGACGACGCGATCGGCCGGGCGGGCGACTGGCTGCTCACGAAGGAGATCCGGAACCCGGGCGACTGGCAGCTCCGCCGGCCGGGGATCGAGCCGAGCGGGTGGCCGTTCGAGTACCACAACGAGTTCTACCCGGACATCGACGACACGGCCATGGTGGTGATGGCCCTGCTGCGGTCGCCGGCGGCCGACCATCCCCCGATCCAGGCGGCGATCCGCCGGGCGACGAACTGGCTGTTGGCCATGCAGAGCCGGGACGGCGGCTGGGCGGCCTTCGACGCGGACATCGACAACGAGGTGCTCACCAAGGTCCCCTTCGCCGACCACAACGCCATGCTCGACCCGAGCTGCCCGGACATCACCGCCCGGGTGATCGAGATGCTCGGCACGCTCGGCCATCGGGCGGAGCACCCGGCGGTCGCGCGGGGCCTCGATTTCCTGTGGAAGACCCAGGAGCCGGAGGGCTGCTGGTATGGGCGCTGGGGCGTGAATTACGTCTACGGCACCTGGCAGGTGCTCCAGGGCCTGGCCGCCATCGGCTTCCCCACCAGCCACCCCGCCGTCGTCCGCGCGGCCGACTGGCTGGAGTCCGTGCAGCAGGGCTGCGGCGGCTGGGGCGAGGGCTGCGACAGCTACGACGACCCGGACCGGAAAGGGCAGGGGGAGCCGACCGCCTCGCAGACCGCCTGGGCCGTGCTCGGGCTGATCGGCGCGGGACGCGCGGCGGGCGAGGCCGCGCGGCGCGGCGTCCGCTACCTGCTCGACACGCAGTCGCCCGACGGCTCGTGGGAGGAGGTCCCGTACACCGGCACCGGCTTCCCCCGGGTCTTCTACCTGAAGTATCACTACTACAGGATCTATTTCCCGCTGATGGCGATCGGCCGGTACCGCCAGGCCGCGGCCCAGCATTCGACGCACTCCTCGCCCGCGCTGGCGACCCGGATCCCGGCCCAGCCGCTGCCCCTCGATTGATCGGAATGGATTCCCGCCGGCCGGCCCCGGCGCGGCCCGCACGCCCCGCCCCGCCGCGACCGTCGCCACGGAGCTCGACCCGCTTTCCCGGAGGTATGTCTGCATGCGATTCCCCCTGGCCATGACCACTCGCATCGCGGGCTACATCGCCCGGAAGAAGGTCGCCCGGGCCGAGAAGTTCCCGATGGTCCTGATGCTCGAGCCGCTCCACGCCTGCAACCTGACCTGCACGGGCTGCGGGCGGATCCGGGAGTACACCTCGACGATCAAGCAGAAGCTGACGGTCGAGGAGTGCCTGGCCGCGGTCGACGAGTGCGGCGCGCCGGTGGTCTCGATCTGCGGCGGCGAGCCGATGATCTACCCGGGCATCGGCGAGCTGGTCGCCAAGGTGCTGGAGCGGAAGAAGGTCGTCTACCTCTGCACCAACGGCATGTTCATCCGCAAGAAGATCGCCGAGTTCAGGCCGCACCGGCGGTTCTTCTTCAACGTCCACCTGGACGGCATGCGGAAGAACCACGACATCGCGGTGGAGCGCGAGGGGGTCTTCGACGCCGCCGTGGACGGCATCCGCGCCGCCAAGGAGGCCGGCTTCATGGTCTGCACGAACACGACGGTGTTCCACGAGACCGACATGGCCGAGCTCGACGAGCTCTTCGGATTCCTCACCGGGATGGGCGTGGACGGCTTCCTGATCTCGCCGGGCTACAGCTACGCCGCCGTGGGGTCGAAGGAAATCTTCATGACCCGCGACGACATCCGGGCCAAGTTCCGCGCGGCGGAGGCGATGTTCCGGAAGTACAATTTCTACTCCTCGCCGGTCTACCTCGAGTTCCTGATGGGGAAGCGGGAGCTCTCCTGCACCGCGTGGGCCAACCCCACCCGGAACATCAAGGGCTGGAAGGGGCCGTGCTACCTGATCACCGACACCCACCACGAGTCCTTCTCCGACCTCCTGGAGACGACGAACTGGGAGGAGTACGGGCCGGGCAAGGACCCCCGCTGCGAGAACTGCATGATGCACTCGGGCTTCGAGACGACCGCGGCGCTGGGCGTCAACGGCCGGCTCGGCGACACGCTCAAGATGGTGAAGTGGCAGTTCCTTTGAGATCGAGGACGCGACCCGCCGGCGGCGATTGCCGCCGGCCCCGCCCCTGAATGAAAAGCCCCGGACCCCAGAGAGTCGCCCCGCCCCCCGCGCCCGCGGACGTCGGCATCGTCATGGCCCTCCCGCTGGAGGCGGGCTACCTGCTGGACGCCCTGTCGAAGGTGCGCAAATACTCGGCGGGGACGCATTCGGTCGTCGAGGGCGAGCTGGGCGGGAAGCTCGTCGCGGTGATCGTGGCGGGCATGGGCGAGGCCTCCGCCGCGAAGGGGGCGGAGAGGCTCCTGGCGGGGCACCGCCCCCGCCGGCTGATCTCCGCGGGGTTCGGCGGGGGGCTCGATCCGTCGCTGTCCCGGAATGACCTGGTGCTCCCCCGCGAGGTGGCGTCCCTGGACGGCGACGTCCTCGAGGTGAACCCCGACGTGCCCGAGATCCCCGGCGTCCGCCGCCAGGGCGGCCGGCTCCTGACCGTGGACCGCGTGATCACCGCGGCGGCGGAGAAGGACGAGCTGCGGCGTTCGCGGGGGGCGGACGTCGTGGACATGGAGACGGCCGCGCTGGCGAAGTTCGCGCGCGACCGGGCGATCCGCTTCCACCCGATCCGCATCATCAGCGACGACGCCGTCACCGAGTTGCCGCCGGAGGTGGCCCGACTGATGACGCACTCGGGGAGCTACCGGGTCGGGGTGGCCCTGCGCGCGATCTGGAATCGGCCCGCCGCGATCAAGGACTTCCTGTCCCTCCACGCCAGGGCCCTCGAGTGCGCGGACCGGCTGGCCTCCGGCGTCACCAGGCTGCTCGAGGCCCTGCCGTAGGCCGGCGTCGCGCCGGCCGCGGCCCCCGTCACTGGGCCTTCGGCGTCGCCGCGCCTTCCTTGGGGGCCGCGGCGGGGGGGGCCGCGGGGGCCAGGGACTGGCGGACCGGCTTGGAGACGGCGGAGGCCGGGCTCTTGGCGGTGGCCGGCGTCGGCGCGAGCATGCTGTTGACGCCCATCGTCGCCAGGCCCTGGATCAGGAGCATCGTCGCCAGGCCCAGGCCCAGCGCGTGCCACGGGTGGAACTGGAAGACGAGCGTGAAGACGGCGAACCAGACGATGGCCTGCAGGACCGTCCACATGAAGTTCGTCGTGAACATCGTGTCGAACGAGGCCGAGGCCTGGCGGTGGTAGAAGGCCGCGAGCATCGCCGCGATGAGGAAGGAGCCGGCGGTGACCTTCAGGCCGACGCGCGGCGTGACCTCGTCGTAGAGCTGGTCCTGGGCGATCTCGATGACGATGTAGCAGCCCACGAACACGACCAGCCAGTAGATCAGGAACGCCCAGAAGGTCGCCATGTCGTCTGCCCCACCTCGTCGCCACGCCGCGCCCGCGCCCCGGGGCGCCCGCCCCGCCCTGGTATCCTACAAGGAACGCCGGCCCGCCTCCACGGGGCCCTGGAGGTTTTTCCCCGGGGTGCTATCATGGCCGGGGCCGCCCCGTGAACCCTCGCGCCAGAAGCGGATACGCCACGATGATCGTCCTCAGCGCCTTCGCCGACGAAATCTCGCAGGACCCTCGGATCCAGGTCGAGACCCTCTTGGAGCACGGGATCCGCCACATCGAGTTCCGCGCCATCCACGGGACGAACGTCCTGGACCTCTCCGACGCGCAGCACGAGGAGTTCCGGGAGCTGCTCCGCGCCGGCGGATTCGGCCTCAGCGCGATCGGGTCGCCGATCGGCAAGATCCGGATCAATGAGCCATTCGAGCCCCACCTGGCGCGGTTCGACCGGGCGCTCGACCTGGCGGACCTCTACGGGGCGCCTCGGATCCGCGTCTTCAGCTTCTACATCCCGCCGGGCGACGAGCCGGAGGCGCACCGCGCGGAGGTGCTCGCGC from Aquisphaera giovannonii includes these protein-coding regions:
- a CDS encoding HNH endonuclease, encoding MKMPLLDRLLFVQGNRCFFCEQPLERSEASVEHLLASSKGGSNAEANCVACCRALNALLGSMSLKEKFRVVLNQRGPFRCPGRRGPGEAAPASELDASGPGPGRAEGLLRAAVQSLAAHEDTRPRTEAALRNAMRALLPTMTPEEQDALIASLKSSGKVIEEGGRLAYDL
- a CDS encoding BON domain-containing protein, with the translated sequence MSRHFSRGFMWLAGLSIGTTAAIAGADESRPNRPDAIVAAALRSNPVTAPYEIRVGMERGRVVLSGRVGTNVIHDVAVRTVLDLGYPLRDDLVIDTGEVHRVAMEQAIRAGTLPAPGQPVAATSSPYFVYPEPLFGRVDDPFFGMEPPLLSLPPRPSAAPGLDPRVAPAGSRMPAPGRAAAGAPVQRPGPVNGQLRLTVDAAGQVFLSGVVASEEDRRIIEAEARNTPGVSRVFSELRVASRSSDTPPPPPTPYAGPDDAAQGAKIVPAPPDPAPAGQQQPPAAPRPPAPDPSKAGLAMARDTQALSRLVAEALSRRPALAPLPIGVSSRGDVVTISGKVPTAYEAMLTYRAVEQTPGVREVVDQLQFQVPDEDHPNPLRQKARPDDLEPYLTSQVRRHLGDIAHVDRIRIRGDRVELRGTLLRADDRKRAEATIRSMPLLRDFQVDAVFDVQ
- the shc gene encoding squalene--hopene cyclase, giving the protein MIANTEGGASPGPAEAFLHRMTPRRGVIPADELEAATERTRDWLLGQQKDDGHWIGELEGDTILESEYVLLLAYLGREREPVCKACARYMLDRQLPGGGWAIYPGGPLEISATVKAYFALKLVGHSPDEPAMARAREAILEAGGARLCNSFTRFYLALLGQISYDECPTVPPELVLIPSWLNFSLAAMSSWTRTIVVPLSIMSHFKPVRRIEPGRGIDELFVGGEKGHVHRGEGLLSWSSFFLGVDRLFKLRDRLVPRRWRLRGLKAAHRWMLEHFENSDGLGAIFPPMIYTIVALDCLGYDVDSPEVVWAWRQLNDLRIDEGDRTRLQPCVSPVWDTAIATIAVSDADLGDDDAIGRAGDWLLTKEIRNPGDWQLRRPGIEPSGWPFEYHNEFYPDIDDTAMVVMALLRSPAADHPPIQAAIRRATNWLLAMQSRDGGWAAFDADIDNEVLTKVPFADHNAMLDPSCPDITARVIEMLGTLGHRAEHPAVARGLDFLWKTQEPEGCWYGRWGVNYVYGTWQVLQGLAAIGFPTSHPAVVRAADWLESVQQGCGGWGEGCDSYDDPDRKGQGEPTASQTAWAVLGLIGAGRAAGEAARRGVRYLLDTQSPDGSWEEVPYTGTGFPRVFYLKYHYYRIYFPLMAIGRYRQAAAQHSTHSSPALATRIPAQPLPLD
- the hpnH gene encoding adenosyl-hopene transferase HpnH, which produces MRFPLAMTTRIAGYIARKKVARAEKFPMVLMLEPLHACNLTCTGCGRIREYTSTIKQKLTVEECLAAVDECGAPVVSICGGEPMIYPGIGELVAKVLERKKVVYLCTNGMFIRKKIAEFRPHRRFFFNVHLDGMRKNHDIAVEREGVFDAAVDGIRAAKEAGFMVCTNTTVFHETDMAELDELFGFLTGMGVDGFLISPGYSYAAVGSKEIFMTRDDIRAKFRAAEAMFRKYNFYSSPVYLEFLMGKRELSCTAWANPTRNIKGWKGPCYLITDTHHESFSDLLETTNWEEYGPGKDPRCENCMMHSGFETTAALGVNGRLGDTLKMVKWQFL
- a CDS encoding phosphorylase family protein, whose protein sequence is MALPLEAGYLLDALSKVRKYSAGTHSVVEGELGGKLVAVIVAGMGEASAAKGAERLLAGHRPRRLISAGFGGGLDPSLSRNDLVLPREVASLDGDVLEVNPDVPEIPGVRRQGGRLLTVDRVITAAAEKDELRRSRGADVVDMETAALAKFARDRAIRFHPIRIISDDAVTELPPEVARLMTHSGSYRVGVALRAIWNRPAAIKDFLSLHARALECADRLASGVTRLLEALP